One genomic segment of Eikenella corrodens includes these proteins:
- the ileS gene encoding isoleucine--tRNA ligase, with translation MTDYAKTVNLYESPFPMRGNLAKREPAWVKQWQDEKRYQKLRKIAAGRPKFILHDGPPYANGDIHIGHAVNKILKDIIIRSKTLAGFDAPYVPGWDCHGLPIEVMVEKLHGKEMPPSKFRELCRQYAGEQILRQKKDFIRLGVIGDWEDPYLTMDYQTEADTVRTLGEIYKAGYLYRGAKPVQFCLDCGSSLAEAEVEYKDKVSPAIDVAYRFKDTAALAKAFRLPEISGEAFAVIWTTTPWTLPASQAISAGADIVYQLIDTPRGKLVLAKDLAEAALERHGFSGSPVLAECTGADLENLQAEHPFIERDIPVLNGDHVTTEAGTGLVHTAPAHGLEDYFVCNKYGIELINPVNAQGRYAADTPRLAGMTVWEANQPIIDWLQENNRLLAHSKIEHSYAHCWRHKTPLIYRATGQWFIGMDKAGTDGKTLRDKALKAVDDTEFFPAWGRARLEAMIEGRPDWVVSRQRFWGTPMTFFAHKETGELHPDSAALLEKVALLIEKKGINAWFELDKAELLSPEDCEQYNKLPDTMDVWFDSGSTHFSVLKQRPELAWPADLYLEGSDQHRGWFQSSMLTGCATLGRAPYKQLLTHGFVVDQNGRKMSKSIGNVVAPQEVYNEFGADILRLWAAATDYSGELAISKEILKRVTESYRRIRNTLSFLFANLKDFNPIEDAVPQADMVEIDRYALVLARQLQEKVSGSHYPRYAFHFAVQDIVQFCSEDLGAFYLDILKDRLYTTKKDGHARRSAQTALYHITRSLVLLMSPILCFTAEEAWDIIGGGEEDSVLYHTMHDFPPIPAAGEAALVEKWTHIREARAAVTAAIEPLRADKTVGSSLQAEVALTAPEPQYGYLKALGSELRFAMLVSKIELQKGDALTAEVHPSTEAKCERCWHYVDSVGSVAAHPTLCARCAENVDGKGEERDYA, from the coding sequence ATGACCGACTATGCCAAAACCGTAAACCTCTACGAATCCCCCTTCCCCATGCGCGGCAATCTGGCCAAGCGCGAGCCGGCGTGGGTGAAGCAGTGGCAGGACGAAAAACGTTATCAGAAGCTGCGCAAAATTGCCGCCGGCCGCCCCAAATTCATCCTGCACGACGGCCCGCCCTATGCCAACGGCGACATCCACATCGGTCATGCGGTCAATAAAATCCTGAAAGACATTATCATCCGCAGCAAAACGCTGGCGGGCTTCGACGCGCCCTATGTGCCGGGCTGGGACTGCCACGGCCTGCCGATTGAAGTGATGGTGGAAAAACTGCACGGCAAGGAAATGCCGCCCAGCAAGTTCCGCGAGCTCTGCCGCCAATATGCTGGCGAGCAGATTCTGCGTCAGAAAAAAGACTTTATCCGCTTGGGCGTGATTGGCGATTGGGAAGACCCCTATCTGACCATGGACTACCAAACCGAAGCCGACACGGTGCGTACGCTGGGCGAGATTTATAAAGCAGGCTACCTGTATCGCGGCGCCAAGCCCGTGCAGTTCTGCTTGGACTGCGGCTCGTCGCTGGCCGAGGCCGAAGTGGAATACAAAGACAAAGTATCGCCCGCGATTGATGTGGCGTATCGCTTTAAAGACACCGCCGCGCTGGCCAAAGCTTTCAGGCTACCTGAAATTTCCGGCGAAGCCTTTGCCGTGATTTGGACCACCACCCCGTGGACCCTGCCCGCCAGCCAAGCCATTTCTGCCGGCGCAGACATCGTGTATCAACTCATCGACACCCCGCGCGGCAAACTGGTGCTGGCCAAAGATTTGGCCGAAGCCGCACTGGAGCGCCACGGCTTTTCAGGTAGCCCCGTTCTCGCCGAATGCACCGGCGCGGATTTGGAAAACCTGCAAGCCGAACATCCCTTTATCGAACGCGATATCCCCGTTTTAAACGGCGACCACGTCACCACCGAAGCCGGTACCGGCCTCGTGCACACCGCCCCCGCGCATGGTTTGGAAGACTATTTCGTCTGCAACAAATACGGCATCGAGCTCATCAACCCTGTGAATGCGCAAGGCCGCTATGCCGCCGACACCCCGCGCTTGGCAGGCATGACCGTGTGGGAAGCCAACCAGCCGATTATCGACTGGCTGCAAGAAAACAACCGCCTGCTCGCCCACAGCAAAATCGAACACAGCTACGCCCACTGCTGGCGGCACAAAACCCCGCTGATTTACCGTGCCACCGGCCAATGGTTTATCGGCATGGACAAAGCCGGCACAGACGGCAAAACCCTGCGCGACAAAGCCCTCAAAGCCGTGGACGACACCGAATTCTTCCCCGCCTGGGGACGCGCGCGGCTGGAAGCCATGATTGAAGGCCGCCCCGATTGGGTGGTGAGCCGCCAGCGTTTCTGGGGCACGCCGATGACCTTCTTCGCCCACAAAGAAACCGGCGAGCTGCACCCCGATTCCGCCGCACTGTTGGAAAAAGTCGCCCTGCTCATCGAGAAAAAAGGCATCAACGCCTGGTTTGAGCTGGATAAAGCCGAGCTGCTGTCGCCCGAAGACTGCGAACAATACAACAAACTGCCCGACACCATGGACGTGTGGTTCGATTCAGGCAGCACCCACTTCTCCGTGCTGAAACAACGCCCCGAGCTCGCCTGGCCGGCCGATTTGTATTTGGAAGGCAGCGACCAGCACCGCGGCTGGTTCCAATCCTCCATGCTCACCGGCTGCGCCACTCTCGGCCGCGCGCCCTACAAACAGCTTCTGACACACGGCTTCGTGGTCGACCAGAACGGGCGCAAAATGTCCAAATCCATCGGCAACGTGGTTGCCCCGCAGGAGGTGTATAACGAATTTGGCGCCGACATCCTGCGCCTGTGGGCGGCCGCCACCGACTACAGCGGCGAATTGGCGATTTCCAAAGAAATCCTCAAACGCGTAACCGAAAGCTACCGCCGCATCCGCAACACACTGAGCTTCCTGTTTGCCAACCTCAAAGACTTTAACCCGATTGAAGACGCCGTGCCGCAGGCCGACATGGTGGAAATCGACCGCTACGCCCTCGTGCTGGCGCGCCAGTTGCAGGAAAAAGTTTCAGGTAGCCACTACCCGCGCTACGCCTTCCACTTCGCCGTGCAGGACATCGTACAGTTCTGCTCCGAAGACCTCGGCGCGTTCTATCTGGATATTCTGAAAGACCGCCTCTACACCACCAAAAAAGACGGCCACGCCCGCCGCAGCGCGCAAACCGCGCTCTACCACATCACCCGCAGCCTTGTACTCCTGATGTCGCCCATCCTCTGCTTCACCGCCGAAGAAGCATGGGACATCATCGGCGGCGGCGAAGAAGACAGCGTGCTTTATCACACCATGCACGACTTCCCGCCCATCCCAGCCGCCGGCGAAGCCGCGCTTGTGGAAAAATGGACACACATCCGCGAAGCCCGCGCTGCCGTTACCGCCGCCATCGAGCCGCTGCGTGCCGACAAAACCGTTGGTTCCTCATTGCAGGCCGAAGTCGCCCTCACCGCGCCCGAACCGCAATACGGCTACCTGAAAGCGCTCGGCAGCGAACTGCGCTTCGCCATGCTCGTTTCCAAAATCGAGCTGCAAAAAGGCGATGCGCTCACCGCCGAAGTCCACCCCAGCACCGAGGCCAAATGCGAACGCTGCTGGCACTATGTGGACAGCGTAGGCAGCGTTGCCGCCCACCCCACACTGTGCGCCCGCTGCGCAGAGAATGTGGACGGCAAAGGTGAAGAGAGGGATTACGCCTAA
- a CDS encoding tyrosine-type recombinase/integrase codes for MQENQDKKSLDGDKDKIRLLPELRGVLLSDLTRDFIHQVVNQKNCSSSTKNRYFALIRAILNKCVNEWDWLDKAPKLKLHKEPKKRIRWLYPEEAQRLVNALDSLPYMQHLVIFSLATGLRQANVLNLKWEQIDLRRQVAWIYPDQAKAGKAIGVPLNHTAMQVLMDRPRVSDYVFTHSKGARVKSISSRVWREALEKAGITDFRWHDLRHTWASWLVQQGTPLAALKEMGGWESVEMVQRYAHLAPEHLSQHARLIDSGIAPGIGLLQSFVKVSNAQTLEGKII; via the coding sequence TTGCAGGAAAACCAAGACAAGAAAAGCTTAGACGGAGACAAAGACAAAATCCGCCTATTGCCAGAATTGCGCGGCGTACTGCTTAGCGACCTGACCCGCGATTTTATCCATCAAGTCGTGAATCAGAAGAACTGTTCCAGCAGCACAAAGAACAGATACTTCGCCCTGATACGCGCCATCCTGAACAAATGCGTGAATGAATGGGACTGGCTGGACAAAGCCCCCAAGCTCAAACTCCACAAAGAGCCCAAGAAACGCATCAGGTGGCTGTATCCAGAAGAAGCACAACGGCTGGTCAATGCCCTAGACAGCCTGCCGTATATGCAGCATTTGGTTATCTTCTCACTCGCCACCGGGTTGAGACAGGCCAACGTGCTCAATCTCAAATGGGAGCAGATAGACCTACGGCGGCAGGTGGCCTGGATATATCCCGACCAAGCCAAAGCCGGGAAAGCGATAGGCGTACCGCTCAACCACACCGCCATGCAGGTATTGATGGACAGGCCGCGCGTCAGCGATTATGTGTTTACGCATAGCAAAGGCGCACGGGTTAAATCCATCAGCAGCCGTGTGTGGCGTGAGGCGTTGGAGAAAGCGGGGATAACGGATTTTCGCTGGCACGACCTGCGGCACACATGGGCAAGCTGGCTCGTTCAGCAGGGGACACCCCTAGCAGCCCTAAAAGAAATGGGCGGTTGGGAAAGTGTCGAAATGGTGCAGAGGTATGCCCACCTCGCACCGGAACACTTATCACAACACGCCCGATTGATTGATTCCGGTATTGCCCCCGGAATCGGTTTACTCCAAAGTTTTGTCAAAGTCTCAAACGCGCAAACCTTGGAGGGTAAAATAATCTAG
- a CDS encoding helix-turn-helix domain-containing protein, with protein MQTYNIHEAADILKCHPVSIRQMCKAGEIMAFKAGRAWVITESALENYIAAKQNEREQAVIGRRSKEKCQSISTTTGYGKYPYAQQAAKDLDALLARGTNGQRKSCTIN; from the coding sequence ATGCAAACCTACAACATCCACGAGGCGGCCGACATCTTGAAATGCCACCCCGTCTCCATCCGGCAGATGTGCAAGGCCGGGGAAATCATGGCATTCAAAGCGGGCAGGGCATGGGTCATTACCGAATCCGCACTTGAAAACTACATCGCCGCGAAGCAAAATGAACGCGAGCAAGCGGTGATTGGCAGAAGGAGTAAAGAAAAATGTCAATCTATCTCAACGACTACGGGATATGGCAAATATCCATATGCTCAGCAGGCGGCAAAAGACTTAGACGCACTACTGGCACGAGGGACAAACGGGCAGCGCAAGAGCTGCACGATAAACTGA
- a CDS encoding D-Ala-D-Ala carboxypeptidase family metallohydrolase, with amino-acid sequence MTPETKITEHFTYRELTNSATGRRLGLENKPNEQELGNIKKTAERLEKIRAWLGKKYGREVSIHVLSCFRSAAVNGAVGGSKTSAHRFGSAADIDAAGISNLQLARDIIQMRDDGEITFDQLIYEFPERGESGWVHFGCRHNSAERNQILTATKRGNGGKTQYLFGLHP; translated from the coding sequence ATGACACCGGAAACCAAAATCACAGAACACTTTACCTACCGCGAGCTGACCAACAGCGCCACCGGCAGGCGGCTCGGGCTGGAGAACAAGCCGAACGAACAAGAGCTGGGGAACATCAAAAAGACTGCCGAACGCTTGGAGAAAATCCGTGCTTGGCTGGGCAAGAAGTACGGGCGCGAAGTGAGCATCCACGTTTTATCCTGCTTCCGCAGCGCAGCGGTAAACGGCGCGGTGGGCGGCTCGAAAACTTCGGCGCACCGCTTCGGCTCGGCGGCGGATATTGATGCGGCCGGTATCTCTAATCTGCAATTGGCGCGCGATATTATCCAAATGCGCGATGACGGGGAAATCACGTTTGACCAGCTGATTTACGAATTCCCGGAACGCGGCGAAAGCGGCTGGGTGCATTTCGGCTGCCGCCACAATTCGGCGGAACGCAATCAGATCCTGACCGCCACCAAGCGCGGCAACGGCGGCAAAACGCAGTATCTGTTTGGGCTGCATCCGTAG
- a CDS encoding DUF484 family protein, whose translation MNEKKILAYLQEHPEFLLNHAADLGVRPAEGRVQSFAQAQWLAQQKKAAKMAGQLAQIMQDADSNHQTLGRMLGFVRRLLAANTLLQVLRAAEAGWQEDFALPSGRVWLLAEPPKKGAVSGAYRLPENHAAHAALSALKEPLCGNRIAPALMKALPQEGRGLESFLLLPLRVNGQTVAVMVAGDADETRFTPDLPLDWMRELAACTAAALARAGGW comes from the coding sequence ATGAACGAAAAGAAAATATTGGCTTATTTGCAGGAGCACCCGGAATTTCTGTTGAACCATGCCGCCGATTTGGGCGTGCGTCCGGCAGAGGGGCGGGTGCAGTCGTTTGCGCAGGCGCAATGGCTGGCGCAGCAGAAAAAGGCGGCCAAAATGGCCGGGCAGTTGGCACAAATCATGCAGGATGCCGATAGCAACCATCAAACGCTTGGTCGGATGCTCGGCTTCGTGCGCCGCTTGCTGGCTGCCAATACGCTGTTGCAGGTGTTGCGTGCGGCGGAGGCAGGCTGGCAGGAAGATTTTGCGTTGCCGTCCGGTCGGGTGTGGCTGCTGGCCGAGCCGCCGAAAAAAGGCGCGGTTTCCGGCGCCTACAGGCTACCTGAAAACCATGCCGCCCATGCTGCCTTGTCTGCCCTGAAAGAGCCGCTGTGCGGCAACCGCATCGCGCCGGCGCTGATGAAGGCGCTGCCGCAGGAGGGCAGGGGGCTGGAGAGCTTCTTGCTGCTGCCCTTGCGCGTGAACGGACAAACCGTGGCGGTGATGGTGGCGGGCGATGCGGATGAAACGCGCTTTACGCCGGATTTGCCGCTGGATTGGATGCGCGAGCTGGCTGCCTGCACCGCAGCGGCGCTGGCTAGAGCCGGCGGGTGGTAA
- the dapF gene encoding diaminopimelate epimerase, producing the protein MAVLKFTKMHGLGNDFMVIDGISQHFDPAAAPIAEWADRHRGIGFDQLLLVEVPPLPEAEFGYRIFNADGSEVEQCGNGARCFARFVHEKGLSRNRRIRVATAKGLIVLNLQENGLVTVDMGEPRLAAADIPFSPAPGEAADALWHEIGLDGASARFSCVNMGNPHAVLVVDDVHCAPVAEWGARLERHPQFPERVNVGFLQVLDTHHIRLRVFERGTGETQACGTGACAAAVAGMRAGLLARQGAVCVSLPGGDLQIEWAADNHVLMSGSAATVFEGTVTY; encoded by the coding sequence ATGGCTGTATTGAAATTTACCAAAATGCACGGTTTGGGTAACGATTTTATGGTTATCGACGGCATCAGCCAGCATTTTGATCCGGCGGCAGCGCCGATTGCCGAATGGGCAGACCGCCACCGGGGCATTGGTTTCGACCAGCTGTTGCTGGTGGAGGTGCCGCCGCTGCCCGAAGCCGAGTTTGGCTACCGCATTTTCAATGCAGACGGCAGCGAGGTAGAGCAGTGCGGCAACGGTGCGCGCTGTTTTGCCCGTTTTGTGCACGAAAAAGGCCTGAGCCGAAACCGACGCATCAGGGTGGCTACGGCCAAAGGGCTGATTGTGTTGAATTTACAGGAAAACGGCCTGGTTACGGTGGATATGGGCGAGCCGCGTTTGGCGGCGGCGGATATTCCGTTTTCGCCCGCGCCGGGCGAGGCTGCCGATGCCTTGTGGCACGAGATTGGTTTGGATGGCGCAAGCGCGCGTTTTTCCTGTGTGAATATGGGCAATCCGCATGCCGTGCTGGTGGTGGACGATGTGCACTGTGCGCCGGTGGCCGAGTGGGGCGCGCGCCTGGAGCGGCATCCGCAGTTTCCCGAGCGGGTGAACGTGGGCTTTCTGCAGGTGTTGGATACGCACCATATCCGGTTGCGCGTGTTTGAGCGCGGCACGGGTGAAACCCAGGCCTGCGGCACGGGCGCGTGCGCGGCGGCGGTGGCCGGTATGCGAGCCGGGCTTCTGGCGCGGCAGGGCGCGGTGTGCGTGAGCCTGCCGGGCGGTGATTTGCAGATTGAGTGGGCGGCGGATAACCATGTGTTGATGTCAGGGTCGGCGGCCACGGTGTTTGAAGGAACGGTAACTTACTGA
- the lgt gene encoding prolipoprotein diacylglyceryl transferase, with product MLIHPAFNPVMLKLGPLAIRWYAVSYLVGFALFMWLGRRRIRQGNSVFTTQTLDDFLTWGIIGVIVGGRLGYVLFYQHAYYFANPLEIFKVWQGGMSFHGGFLGVVTAGLLFAYKHKINPLKLADSIAPLTPLGFAAVRLGGNFVNGELWGRVTRPDAFWAMGFPQAHSEDLKLAAEQPQLWGAIFQQYGMLPRHPSQLYQFALEGILLFVLLWWFSKKPRPAGQVVSLFLIGYGTARFIAEFAREPDEFLGLLYLNFSMGQWLSLPMIACGLIGFLYFGKRKVKPAEVDV from the coding sequence ATGTTGATCCATCCCGCTTTCAATCCCGTTATGCTCAAGCTCGGCCCGCTCGCCATCCGCTGGTATGCCGTCAGCTACCTCGTCGGCTTCGCCCTGTTTATGTGGCTCGGGCGGCGGCGCATCCGCCAAGGCAACAGCGTGTTCACCACGCAAACCCTAGACGACTTCCTCACCTGGGGCATCATCGGCGTGATTGTAGGCGGTCGGCTGGGCTATGTGCTGTTTTACCAGCACGCCTACTATTTTGCCAATCCGCTGGAAATTTTCAAAGTATGGCAGGGAGGCATGTCGTTTCACGGCGGCTTCCTCGGCGTGGTAACCGCCGGCCTCCTGTTTGCCTATAAACATAAAATCAACCCGCTCAAGCTGGCCGATTCTATCGCTCCGCTCACGCCCTTAGGCTTTGCCGCCGTGCGCCTGGGCGGTAACTTTGTAAACGGCGAGCTCTGGGGGCGCGTCACCCGGCCGGACGCCTTCTGGGCCATGGGCTTTCCCCAAGCACACAGCGAAGACTTAAAACTGGCCGCCGAACAGCCGCAGCTGTGGGGCGCGATTTTCCAGCAATACGGCATGTTGCCGCGCCACCCCTCCCAGCTCTACCAGTTTGCCCTGGAAGGCATTTTGCTGTTTGTACTGCTGTGGTGGTTTTCCAAAAAACCACGCCCGGCCGGACAGGTGGTCAGCCTGTTTCTGATCGGCTACGGTACCGCCCGCTTCATCGCCGAATTTGCCCGCGAGCCCGACGAATTCCTCGGCCTGCTCTATTTGAACTTCTCCATGGGCCAGTGGCTCAGCCTCCCCATGATCGCCTGCGGCCTGATCGGCTTCCTCTACTTCGGCAAGCGCAAGGTCAAACCGGCAGAGGTTGATGTTTGA
- a CDS encoding DUF1697 domain-containing protein, translated as MRYVLLLRGINVGKNNKVVMADLKQSLTEMGFEHPVSYINSGNLFFNSPAPEQEIKELLTAHFSNTYDFPLPFALICADILQQEADKLPNWWRDETAYRRDVLFYLPEANREQIKAETLSWIDEKEHLHFGETAFFYSNHNQADYLRSNYHKKLIGSAFYKSLTIRNGRTFQKIIELANQA; from the coding sequence ATGCGCTACGTGCTTTTACTGCGGGGCATCAATGTCGGCAAGAATAATAAGGTTGTGATGGCTGACTTAAAGCAAAGTTTAACCGAAATGGGTTTTGAACATCCCGTTTCCTATATCAACAGCGGCAATCTTTTCTTCAACAGCCCAGCGCCGGAACAGGAAATCAAAGAACTGCTAACCGCCCATTTCAGCAACACCTACGACTTTCCTCTGCCTTTTGCCCTAATCTGCGCCGATATTTTGCAACAAGAAGCAGACAAACTACCGAACTGGTGGCGAGATGAAACCGCCTATCGGCGCGATGTTCTCTTTTATCTGCCGGAAGCAAACCGAGAACAAATCAAAGCCGAAACACTTTCGTGGATAGATGAAAAAGAGCATTTGCATTTTGGCGAAACCGCCTTCTTTTACAGCAATCACAACCAAGCCGACTACCTGCGCTCGAACTACCATAAAAAACTGATAGGCTCTGCCTTCTATAAAAGCCTGACAATACGCAACGGCAGAACCTTTCAGAAAATTATCGAACTGGCGAATCAAGCATAA